The following DNA comes from Rhizobium sp. BT04.
ATGGCCAGCGCGAAAGCGCCATGAAAGATATCCCCGGCTGCGAGTGTATCGACCGCTCTCACCTTCGGAGCGGCAAGATGGAAGATTTCGCCGGTTGCGTCATCGAACCAGAAACAGCCGTTCTCGCCGGCTGTAACGCTGATGAAGGCATGCTCGAAGTTTCGCTTCAAAAGACCGACGGCCTTGACCGGCTCGGCCGTTCCGGTGAGGCGCTCCGCGGCCGGCTGTGAGAAGACGATGTGGCTGGCGACCGGCGCAAGCATCTCGATTACGCCCTCACCCGCAACGTCGCCATCGAGAATGGCCGGTTTGCCCGCCTCCCCGGCCGCCGACAGCGTCAGCAGCGCAAGCTTCGGCCACCGGACGTCGACCAGCACCGCATCGAAAGCGGAAACGTCCTGCTTTGTGACCGGTTTGACCGCATCGTGCAGGCCCGCATCGTAGAAGGGCACAATCAGGCGCTCGCCCTGATCATCGACAAGGATCGTCGAGACGGCCGAGCGGACCCCTGCCATGCGCACCATACCGCTCGTATCTATGCCGCTCTCACTGAGCTCGGCAATGATACGGTCGCCGGTGGCATCGTCGCCGACCGCACCCCAGAGGCTGGCATTGCCACCCAGCCGTGCCACCGCAAATGCCGCGCTCGACGCCATGCCCTCGGCGACCTGCAGCATATCGTAGGGCAGAATTTTGCCCTGGCCGGTCGGTAACGAGCGCACTCGAAACAGCGTGTCCAGAACCGCGGCGCCGACACACAAAACGCTTCGCGCCGGACCGGCGGGCGGGTCGAAGGCAGAAGAAGTCGTCAAAACCGTCGTCTCACCCGCTTACTTGACGGCGCCGGCCGTCAGCCCGGCCACGATCTGCCGTTGTGCAAACACCGTCAATATCAGCACGGGCAAGGTGACGATCAATGCGGCGGCGGCCAGCGGTCCCCAGCTGACCTGTTCGAAAGACAGCATATTGTAGACGGCGACAGGAAGCGTGCGCGTCTCGCGGCTGGCGAGCACAATGCCGAAGACGAAATTGTTCCAGGAGAAGATAACCGACAGGATGAAGGCGACGACGATGCCCGGCTTGGCGATCGGCAAGGCAACTAGGCGAAAGACCTGCCAGGGCGTG
Coding sequences within:
- a CDS encoding sugar kinase is translated as MTTSSAFDPPAGPARSVLCVGAAVLDTLFRVRSLPTGQGKILPYDMLQVAEGMASSAAFAVARLGGNASLWGAVGDDATGDRIIAELSESGIDTSGMVRMAGVRSAVSTILVDDQGERLIVPFYDAGLHDAVKPVTKQDVSAFDAVLVDVRWPKLALLTLSAAGEAGKPAILDGDVAGEGVIEMLAPVASHIVFSQPAAERLTGTAEPVKAVGLLKRNFEHAFISVTAGENGCFWFDDATGEIFHLAAPKVRAVDTLAAGDIFHGAFALAIAEGLPIKETMRLSSMAAALKCQVFGGRSGAPTRAEVCDALRGWSIGQQSCGRADRRSDPPTP